In Quadrisphaera sp. DSM 44207, one DNA window encodes the following:
- a CDS encoding GNAT family N-acetyltransferase, translating into MSGDGVRLRPLSAAEDPHLLARVLRLRPHPEQEVFSARAADTFPAAAADPDRTAFAVLAGEEPVGFGVLDRRGWLEDLVDDPDRAVLLRAFYIAAEHQGRGYGARAARAARALAAALVPTADLVVLTVNERNPAAQRAYARAGFVDTGTRYLGGGAGPQRVMVAAASPLPRAAASPPPRAAGSPLP; encoded by the coding sequence GTGAGCGGGGACGGCGTGCGGCTGCGCCCCCTGAGCGCGGCCGAGGACCCGCACCTGCTCGCGCGGGTGCTGCGCCTGCGCCCGCACCCGGAGCAGGAGGTCTTCTCCGCGCGCGCCGCGGACACCTTCCCCGCCGCGGCCGCCGACCCCGACCGTACGGCCTTCGCCGTCCTCGCCGGCGAGGAGCCCGTCGGGTTCGGCGTCCTCGACCGCCGCGGCTGGCTGGAGGACCTCGTCGACGACCCGGACCGGGCGGTGCTGCTGCGCGCCTTCTACATCGCCGCCGAGCACCAGGGGCGCGGGTACGGCGCCCGGGCCGCGCGCGCGGCCCGGGCGCTGGCGGCCGCCCTCGTGCCCACCGCGGACCTCGTCGTCCTGACGGTCAACGAGCGCAACCCCGCCGCGCAGCGCGCCTACGCGCGGGCCGGGTTCGTCGACACCGGCACCCGCTACCTCGGCGGGGGCGCGGGGCCTCAGCGGGTGATGGTGGCGGCGGCCTCGCCGCTGCCCCGAGCGGCCGCCTCGCCGCCGCCGCGAGCAGCTGGCTCGCCGCTGCCCTGA